One segment of Dolichospermum sp. DET69 DNA contains the following:
- a CDS encoding HNH endonuclease, producing MSDRVTESIRRAVAARSCGYCEYCRCSEKFATQSFTVEHIKPRKAGGENVLENLAWSCFGCNAHKHTKTEAIDPETEEKIALFNPRQQAWTDHFNWNDDFTQVIGKTPSGRVTVESLRLNRAGVVNLRRLLFAANLHPPEKVGLSDLDSI from the coding sequence ATGTCAGATCGAGTTACGGAATCAATTAGACGTGCTGTTGCTGCTCGTAGTTGTGGTTACTGTGAGTATTGTCGTTGTTCTGAAAAATTTGCAACACAAAGTTTTACAGTTGAACACATAAAACCTCGAAAAGCAGGTGGTGAAAATGTTTTAGAAAATCTCGCTTGGAGTTGCTTTGGATGTAATGCTCATAAACATACCAAAACAGAGGCAATTGATCCAGAAACTGAGGAAAAAATAGCATTATTTAATCCTCGTCAGCAAGCTTGGACTGATCATTTTAATTGGAATGATGATTTTACTCAGGTTATTGGTAAAACACCTTCTGGACGGGTAACGGTTGAATCTTTGCGTTTGAATCGTGCCGGTGTTGTTAATCTACGTCGTTTGTTATTTGCTGCAAATTTACATCCACCTGAGAAAGTTGGTTTAAGTGATTTGGACTCAATCTAA
- a CDS encoding DUF938 domain-containing protein has protein sequence MNTSPDQRKFAPATQRNREPILEVLLQILPQHGTVLEIASGTGEHATFFSYHLAPRQWLPSDPNPELLASISAWAEFFPCDVLQPPVNLDASSAIWAVETEPLPELPISAIVNINMIHISPWSACLGLMAGAGRILPPGGILYLYGPYKQDGEHTAPSNAAFDESLQAENPDWGVRNLEDVITAAAVENLTLQETRIMPANNLSLIFKHN, from the coding sequence ATGAACACATCACCAGACCAGCGAAAATTTGCCCCCGCAACCCAGCGCAACCGTGAACCGATTTTAGAGGTACTATTACAAATATTGCCTCAACATGGGACTGTTTTAGAAATAGCCAGTGGTACAGGTGAACACGCTACATTTTTTTCCTATCACTTAGCACCTCGACAATGGCTACCTTCTGACCCTAACCCAGAACTGCTTGCTAGTATTAGCGCGTGGGCTGAATTTTTTCCCTGTGATGTTCTGCAACCACCCGTAAATTTAGATGCTAGTTCGGCAATTTGGGCTGTGGAAACAGAGCCGTTACCAGAGCTTCCTATTTCTGCTATTGTCAATATTAACATGATTCATATTTCCCCTTGGTCAGCCTGTTTAGGACTTATGGCAGGGGCTGGAAGGATTCTGCCACCTGGTGGTATCCTCTATTTATATGGTCCCTACAAACAAGATGGTGAGCATACCGCACCTAGTAACGCCGCTTTTGATGAGTCTTTACAAGCAGAAAATCCAGATTGGGGAGTGCGGAATTTGGAAGATGTGATTACAGCAGCAGCAGTGGAAAACCTGACTTTGCAAGAAACTCGCATTATGCCAGCAAATAACTTGTCACTAATATTTAAACATAATTAA
- a CDS encoding 1-acyl-sn-glycerol-3-phosphate acyltransferase gives MPKSIHSTKPPLKFIPQRHNPFVVKIISWFLPFILRVRTRPWLPAGIVNIEAKNAEVLAKLYQEFQAGKVRFLIAFRHPEVEDPLSMLYLLSRIVPKVAREKGINLKYPVHSHFMYERGMTLWAGNWLGWLFSRLGGVPVRRGKRVDKNAIQMARELFANAEMPIAIAPEGGTNGHSSRVSPLEPGVAQLGFWCVEDLKKANREEQVFIIPIGIKYSYVNPPWQKIDWLLSKLEADSGLPVTEISANGKDLEGILYQRVLRLAEYLISEMEEFYRRFYHQELPEIITSEIPINEALITRLHRLMDTALKITEKYFNVQSHGNFIDRCRRLEDAGWNYIYRDDIADIQSLPPFKRGLADWVAQEADLKMQHMRIAESFVAVTSNYILEKPTPERFAETILLMFDMLSRIQDSTLPGRPRLGLKQAMIFVGEPININERWESCQGNKQVLRKGVSQLTQDLQMMLESLIKD, from the coding sequence TTGCCTAAATCTATTCATTCCACCAAACCACCGCTAAAATTTATTCCTCAACGTCATAATCCCTTTGTTGTTAAAATTATATCTTGGTTTTTGCCTTTTATTTTGCGGGTGAGAACTAGACCTTGGCTACCTGCGGGTATTGTCAATATTGAAGCTAAAAATGCGGAAGTCTTAGCCAAATTATACCAAGAATTTCAAGCAGGTAAAGTCCGATTTTTAATCGCTTTCCGTCACCCAGAGGTAGAAGATCCGCTGTCTATGTTATATCTGCTATCACGGATTGTCCCAAAAGTGGCACGGGAAAAAGGTATTAATCTCAAATACCCAGTTCACAGTCATTTTATGTATGAACGGGGGATGACTTTATGGGCAGGAAATTGGTTAGGATGGTTATTTTCCCGACTTGGTGGTGTACCTGTTCGCAGGGGAAAACGCGTAGATAAAAACGCCATTCAAATGGCCCGAGAATTATTTGCTAATGCTGAAATGCCGATAGCGATCGCTCCTGAAGGTGGTACAAATGGACATAGTAGTAGAGTCAGTCCCTTAGAACCAGGTGTAGCACAATTGGGTTTTTGGTGTGTGGAAGATTTAAAAAAGGCTAACCGCGAAGAACAGGTTTTTATTATTCCTATTGGTATTAAATATAGTTACGTTAACCCCCCTTGGCAAAAAATAGATTGGCTATTATCTAAATTAGAAGCTGATAGCGGTTTACCTGTGACAGAAATTAGTGCAAATGGTAAGGATTTAGAAGGAATTTTATATCAGCGAGTCCTGCGTTTAGCTGAATATCTAATTTCAGAAATGGAGGAATTTTATCGGCGTTTTTATCATCAAGAATTGCCAGAAATTATTACTTCAGAAATTCCGATAAATGAGGCATTAATTACTAGATTACATCGCTTAATGGATACTGCTTTAAAAATCACAGAAAAGTATTTTAATGTGCAGTCTCACGGTAATTTTATTGATAGATGTCGGCGTTTAGAAGATGCTGGTTGGAATTATATTTATCGAGATGATATTGCCGATATTCAAAGTTTACCACCTTTTAAACGTGGTCTAGCTGATTGGGTAGCCCAAGAAGCAGATTTAAAAATGCAGCACATGAGAATTGCGGAAAGTTTTGTGGCAGTTACTTCTAATTATATTCTCGAAAAACCCACACCAGAAAGATTTGCAGAAACAATATTATTAATGTTTGATATGTTGTCTCGCATTCAGGATTCTACCTTACCAGGAAGGCCGCGTTTAGGTTTAAAACAAGCAATGATTTTTGTCGGTGAGCCGATTAATATTAATGAAAGATGGGAAAGTTGTCAGGGAAATAAACAAGTTTTGCGGAAGGGTGTTAGTCAGTTGACGCAGGATTTACAAATGATGTTGGAGAGCTTAATTAAAGATTAA
- a CDS encoding HlyD family efflux transporter periplasmic adaptor subunit, with product MTTNNDFLPPIQTDEFLPPIARWTTFGGMFILCVLGLAIPVAAVAKYKVTIQGQGVVRPSGELRIVQATTEGKVMQIYVKENQVVKTGDQIAIIDDSRLQTKKSQLIINIQQSKLQILQIHTQIQILESQIRAETDKVNRIINAAKAGLSDSQRQYHDKKITTVSELEEADANLHSTEAALNVAKLKQKRYESLAEALSKNQLEEAQLATKQQEQAVSAAIAKKQRAKAALNPSNAEVKIANERIAQEKAGGESNKAALEKEHQGMIKQSMEAQKQLERDTSELKQVETELNQTTITATADGIISQINLRNSGQTVRPGEEILQIVPNNVNQIIKAAVASEAKSKLKIGQPVQMRVSACPYPDYGTLNGKVEAISPDAITPRQNSTNEGISHPHSSPKAVAPNAFYEVTIKPETLVLGKGKNLCNIQLGMEGRVDIISREETVLQFFLRKARLIADV from the coding sequence ATGACTACCAACAACGACTTTTTACCCCCTATTCAAACAGATGAATTCCTGCCTCCAATTGCTCGTTGGACTACCTTTGGCGGTATGTTTATTCTCTGCGTTCTCGGACTAGCTATTCCTGTGGCCGCAGTCGCTAAATATAAGGTGACAATTCAAGGACAGGGGGTTGTACGTCCATCTGGAGAATTGCGAATTGTCCAGGCTACAACGGAAGGTAAAGTAATGCAGATTTATGTCAAAGAAAATCAGGTTGTGAAAACAGGAGATCAGATTGCTATTATTGATGACTCTCGTTTGCAAACTAAAAAAAGCCAATTGATAATTAATATTCAGCAAAGTAAATTGCAAATATTACAAATTCATACTCAAATTCAAATTCTTGAGAGTCAAATTAGAGCCGAAACTGATAAAGTTAATCGAATTATTAATGCTGCCAAAGCCGGATTAAGCGATAGCCAACGACAATATCATGATAAAAAAATTACCACTGTTTCTGAACTTGAAGAAGCTGATGCTAATCTCCATTCTACTGAGGCAGCTTTGAATGTAGCGAAGTTAAAGCAAAAGCGATATGAGAGTCTAGCGGAAGCATTGTCTAAGAATCAATTAGAGGAAGCACAGTTAGCTACAAAACAGCAGGAACAAGCGGTATCTGCTGCGATCGCTAAAAAGCAACGTGCTAAAGCCGCCTTAAATCCTAGTAATGCTGAAGTAAAAATTGCTAATGAGCGCATAGCTCAAGAAAAAGCTGGGGGTGAAAGTAATAAAGCAGCTTTAGAGAAAGAACATCAAGGAATGATCAAACAAAGCATGGAAGCTCAAAAACAGCTAGAACGTGATACGAGCGAACTAAAACAAGTGGAAACTGAACTAAATCAAACTACTATTACTGCTACGGCTGATGGTATTATTTCTCAAATCAACTTGCGTAATTCTGGTCAAACTGTACGTCCTGGGGAGGAAATATTGCAGATTGTCCCCAACAATGTTAATCAGATTATTAAGGCAGCAGTGGCATCAGAAGCGAAAAGTAAGCTCAAAATAGGTCAACCAGTCCAAATGCGAGTTAGTGCTTGTCCTTACCCCGATTATGGCACTCTCAATGGTAAAGTGGAGGCGATTTCTCCAGACGCTATTACTCCCCGACAAAATAGCACAAATGAGGGAATTTCCCATCCTCATAGTAGTCCGAAAGCAGTAGCCCCAAATGCCTTTTATGAAGTGACTATTAAACCAGAAACTTTGGTTTTAGGTAAAGGGAAAAATCTGTGTAACATTCAATTGGGAATGGAAGGTAGAGTTGATATTATTTCCCGCGAGGAAACGGTACTGCAATTTTTCTTGAGAAAGGCTAGGTTAATTGCAGATGTGTAA
- a CDS encoding peptidase domain-containing ABC transporter — protein sequence MKYKIVLQHSEEDCGAAALATISQHYGRTFTLNRVREAVGTGARGTTLLGLRRGAEALGFHTRQVKASPQLINQLDQTPLPAIIHWKGYHWVVLYGQKGNKYVIGDPSVGIRYLTHQELITGWNNGVMLLLLPDESRFYQQESDKIAGFVRYLQRIYPYRFIIAQAISLNIAIGLLSLASPFMMQLLTDDVLVRGDTQLLTTVAIGVIAMNLIKSAISLVQSHLIGHFSQRLQLGLILEYGRKLLHLPLSYFEGRRSGEVVSRIADVHAINNLVSQIVLGLPSQFFIAVVSLGFMLFYTWELTLASILAFVIITGVNLLFLPALRQKTRNMIVSGTENQGFLVETFRGVQVLKTTQATPQAWEEYQGNFGRLANLSWTTMQLGLYSSTVTNILSTFINIGILWIGSYLVINRTLTIGQLMAYNGMSGNLLGFLSSVIGLVDEFITSQIVIQRLTEVIDATPEDENDLKKQWVEIPANAEITCTEINFHHTGRVDLLQDFSVTIPGGQVIALIGKSGCGKSTLSKLMTGLYQSQSGNIRYGLYNQQDISLECLRQQVILIPQEPHFWSRSIIDNFHFSYPHISFEEIVKACQITGTDDFISELPDKYQTVLGEFGANLSGGQKQRLAIARAIVTNPPLLILDESTGALDPVSEAQILKRLLEYRQGKTTILISHRPKVIQCADWIVFLEQGRLKVQGTPADLSKIPGEHLDFLD from the coding sequence ATGAAATACAAAATAGTCCTTCAACACAGTGAAGAAGATTGTGGTGCAGCCGCTTTAGCCACAATTTCCCAACACTACGGACGCACATTTACCCTCAATCGAGTGCGCGAAGCTGTTGGTACTGGAGCGAGAGGAACTACTTTGTTAGGATTACGACGGGGTGCAGAAGCCCTGGGATTCCATACTAGACAAGTTAAAGCCTCTCCTCAACTCATCAATCAATTAGATCAAACTCCTCTCCCTGCGATTATTCACTGGAAAGGCTACCACTGGGTAGTATTATACGGGCAGAAGGGCAATAAATATGTCATTGGCGACCCCAGCGTTGGTATTCGTTACTTGACTCACCAAGAATTAATTACAGGTTGGAATAATGGGGTGATGTTGCTGCTGCTTCCAGATGAAAGCCGCTTTTATCAACAGGAATCAGATAAAATTGCTGGTTTTGTCCGTTATCTGCAACGGATTTACCCCTATCGCTTTATTATAGCCCAAGCCATTTCCCTAAATATCGCTATTGGTCTGCTTTCCCTGGCATCTCCCTTCATGATGCAGCTACTTACGGATGATGTCCTAGTGCGCGGAGATACCCAACTATTAACTACCGTCGCTATTGGCGTTATCGCCATGAACTTAATTAAAAGCGCCATTAGTTTGGTACAATCCCACCTCATCGGTCATTTTAGTCAAAGATTACAATTAGGACTAATCCTAGAATATGGGCGCAAACTCTTACATTTACCCCTATCCTATTTTGAAGGACGACGTAGCGGGGAAGTTGTCAGCCGCATTGCAGATGTTCACGCTATCAATAACTTAGTTTCCCAAATTGTTTTGGGATTACCCAGTCAATTTTTTATTGCGGTAGTCTCCTTGGGTTTTATGCTCTTTTATACTTGGGAGTTAACTCTAGCGTCTATATTGGCATTTGTCATAATTACGGGTGTTAACTTGCTTTTTTTACCAGCACTGCGACAGAAAACCCGCAATATGATTGTTTCTGGTACAGAAAACCAAGGCTTTTTGGTCGAAACATTTCGAGGAGTACAAGTCTTAAAAACTACCCAAGCTACACCCCAAGCCTGGGAAGAATATCAAGGAAATTTTGGTCGTTTGGCTAACTTGTCCTGGACTACTATGCAGCTAGGACTTTATAGCAGCACAGTTACAAATATTCTTTCTACATTTATTAATATTGGTATTCTCTGGATTGGTAGCTATTTAGTAATTAATCGAACTTTAACAATTGGACAATTGATGGCTTATAACGGGATGAGTGGTAATCTTCTCGGCTTTTTAAGTTCTGTCATTGGTTTAGTAGATGAATTTATCACTTCGCAAATAGTTATTCAACGGCTGACAGAAGTTATTGATGCGACTCCAGAAGATGAAAATGATCTAAAAAAACAGTGGGTAGAAATTCCTGCCAATGCAGAGATTACTTGCACAGAAATTAATTTTCACCACACAGGTAGAGTTGATTTATTGCAAGATTTTTCTGTAACTATTCCTGGTGGTCAGGTCATTGCTTTAATTGGTAAATCTGGTTGTGGTAAAAGTACCCTATCAAAATTAATGACTGGTTTATATCAATCGCAGTCAGGAAATATTCGTTATGGACTTTACAATCAACAGGATATATCTTTGGAATGTCTCAGACAACAAGTAATTTTAATTCCCCAAGAACCACATTTTTGGAGTCGCTCTATTATTGACAATTTCCATTTTAGCTATCCTCACATCAGTTTTGAGGAAATTGTCAAAGCTTGTCAAATTACTGGGACAGATGATTTTATTAGCGAATTACCTGATAAATATCAAACGGTTTTAGGAGAATTTGGAGCTAATCTTTCGGGAGGACAAAAGCAGCGATTAGCCATAGCTAGAGCCATCGTTACTAACCCCCCTTTGTTGATTTTAGATGAGTCTACGGGCGCACTTGACCCAGTGAGTGAAGCACAAATACTCAAGAGGCTTTTAGAATATCGTCAGGGTAAAACCACTATTTTAATTAGTCACCGTCCCAAGGTAATCCAGTGTGCAGATTGGATTGTATTTCTAGAACAAGGACGCTTAAAAGTCCAGGGGACACCAGCAGATTTATCTAAAATTCCTGGCGAACATTTGGACTTTTTAGATTAA
- a CDS encoding ferrous iron transport protein A, with amino-acid sequence MCQSQDETIRKKLILMGIKTGNTITVEQQFPTFVIKCSNLSLTIDREIARAIYVRMIEE; translated from the coding sequence ATTTGTCAAAGTCAAGATGAGACAATTAGAAAAAAGCTCATATTAATGGGAATAAAAACAGGTAATACTATTACTGTAGAACAGCAATTTCCTACGTTTGTAATTAAATGTAGTAATTTATCTCTGACTATAGATCGGGAAATAGCACGGGCTATTTATGTGCGTATGATTGAGGAGTGA
- a CDS encoding DUF4476 domain-containing protein, with protein sequence MNFAKVFLATATLMVVSISPTLANDKVEISDNSCTGESSRVNISPNGQGLSILFNKFIIWGNRSHSCPISDSDFSQLMDDLRRSWPNELQFLIQIVPQNYFTSVQASQIVKEMKFGDREVEAAVMLYPQVVDHGNWFVVEQAITFESDRQEVRRKINDTNVEPTETKLPNVEPTETKLPPEPTETKLPPEPTETKLPNEEPTETKLPPEPTETKLPPEPTETKPFVKVKMRQLEKSSY encoded by the coding sequence GTATTTCTGGCTACAGCTACATTAATGGTAGTTTCTATTAGCCCTACCTTGGCTAATGATAAAGTTGAAATTAGTGATAACAGTTGTACAGGTGAGTCTTCTCGTGTGAATATTAGCCCCAATGGTCAAGGACTAAGTATTCTATTTAATAAGTTTATAATCTGGGGAAATCGGTCCCATTCTTGCCCTATAAGTGATAGTGATTTTAGCCAACTAATGGATGATCTTCGTCGTAGCTGGCCTAATGAGCTTCAATTCCTAATTCAGATAGTTCCTCAAAACTACTTCACATCTGTTCAGGCCAGTCAGATTGTTAAGGAGATGAAATTTGGGGATCGTGAGGTAGAAGCAGCGGTGATGCTATATCCGCAAGTTGTGGATCATGGTAACTGGTTTGTCGTTGAACAGGCTATTACTTTCGAGAGCGATCGCCAGGAAGTGCGTCGTAAAATAAATGATACGAATGTAGAGCCTACTGAGACAAAGCTTCCGAATGTAGAGCCTACTGAGACAAAACTTCCACCAGAGCCTACTGAGACAAAGCTTCCACCAGAGCCTACTGAAACAAAGCTTCCAAATGAAGAGCCTACTGAGACAAAACTTCCACCAGAGCCTACTGAGACAAAGCTTCCACCAGAGCCTACTGAGACAAAACCATTTGTCAAAGTCAAGATGAGACAATTAGAAAAAAGCTCATATTAA